In Nitrospirota bacterium, the genomic stretch TCGCCGCTGAAGGTCACAAGATCTACACCGGATCTTACTATCTCCTGCACAGAAGGCTCTCCATGGATGCCGTGTGGTTTCAGGTCGATCAGGCAGCCGCTGCCGAGATCATACATGACAGGGATGCCGTGCTCTTTGCCCAATAGTGCAAGCTGTTCTATGGACACCTCTTCCGTGAAGCCGGTGATCTTATAATTTGACTGATGGACCTTGAGAATAAGACCTGTTTTCTCATTGACTGCCTTGCGGTAATCATGGAGGTGAGTCTTATTCGTTGTTCCGATCTCGCGAAGTGTTGCACCGCTTGCAGCCATCACATCAGGCACCCTGAAAGAGCCGCCGATTTCGACAAGTTCGCCTCTCGACACGATAGCTTCCCTGTCCTTCGCAAGAACGGCAAGAGAGAGAAATACCGCTGCAGCATTATTGTTCACGATCAGGGCATCCTCAGCCCCGGTTAGCTGACAGAGGATCCTCGTTGTATGGGAATGGCGCTTACCTCTCTTCCCTGCATTGAGGTCATATTCGAGATTAGAATATCCCCTGCTTGCGACAATCACATTGTGCACCGCTTTTTCGGAAAGCACTGCCCTCCCCAGATTCGTATGCAGCACGATGCCGGTCGCATTTATCACGGGAACCAGGCTGAAAGAGGAGAGCTGCTGAATTCTTGCGCTGATGCAGGATGAGAGGGCAGATGAGGCGATGTCCGGCTGTCCTCCTTCGAGTATCTTTTTTCTTTCCCCGGCTATGATATCCCTGATCGCCTGCACGACAATGGTTCTTGGGAACGAGGAAAGCCACTGGCCGCTGTCAGCGCCTTTCAGAAGTTCGTCGACAGACGGAAGCGCTGAAAGGACTGCGGCCTTTTCACTTTTGTCTTCTTTCACTTTGGCTCCATAATATCAGTTTGTTTACTGCACGTGAATGCCTTTCAGACCTTATTATGTCCTATAGCTGCTGCGATATCAAAGGGTCTTTTAGGCCTGCTTCCCGGAAGCCCTTTTCCCGCAGCCTGCAGCTGTCACATTTTCCGCAGGGGTAAAGGTTGTTGTGCGCGATATGTTGTGATGCGTGATCTGCGAATTCTTTCTTAACCCGTTGCCCGTTGCCCGTTGTCCGTTGCGTTATTGCCGGCTGAGGATCATAGCAGCTCCAGGTGAGCCCATAATCTATCCCCAGCGCTATACCTTTCTGTATGATCTCTGCCTTGGTCATGAAGATAAGAGGTGCT encodes the following:
- a CDS encoding L-seryl-tRNA(Sec) selenium transferase, with translation MKEDKSEKAAVLSALPSVDELLKGADSGQWLSSFPRTIVVQAIRDIIAGERKKILEGGQPDIASSALSSCISARIQQLSSFSLVPVINATGIVLHTNLGRAVLSEKAVHNVIVASRGYSNLEYDLNAGKRGKRHSHTTRILCQLTGAEDALIVNNNAAAVFLSLAVLAKDREAIVSRGELVEIGGSFRVPDVMAASGATLREIGTTNKTHLHDYRKAVNEKTGLILKVHQSNYKITGFTEEVSIEQLALLGKEHGIPVMYDLGSGCLIDLKPHGIHGEPSVQEIVRSGVDLVTFSGDKLLGGPQGGIIVGRQDLLEKIRKNPLARAVRVDKMTIAAFEATLMDYLDPEKALQSIPVLRMLFQSPETIRSRAKKIAAQLRRQLKGAGIALTMTVERDSSKAGGGSLPEAEFETFAVSINPINIAANVLETRLRTGSTPVIARIRDNAILLDARTIQDQDIKELVKMVSSALRP